One genomic window of Dehalobacter sp. includes the following:
- a CDS encoding DUF3795 domain-containing protein yields MLKNDYYQEMHAMVKSMVSKEYRRKCADFSLCGLNCCLCPRFHTDGSSKCPGCGGPDFFLKHPSCAVITCNKKHQNVEYCFECSVYPCERYQAPSQADSFISYQNVLQDQAKAKMDLQNYLEELTEKHKILGELIANYNDGKSKGFYCLAVNLLPLSVLNNMMDKIHHMDRINCNGSAEEAVRLLKAEADRLNIQLVLRKAKKD; encoded by the coding sequence ATGCTAAAAAATGATTATTACCAGGAGATGCATGCGATGGTCAAATCAATGGTAAGTAAAGAATACAGGCGGAAATGCGCCGACTTTTCATTATGCGGATTGAATTGCTGTCTCTGTCCGCGCTTTCATACGGACGGTTCTTCAAAGTGCCCCGGCTGCGGGGGTCCTGACTTTTTTTTGAAGCATCCTTCCTGTGCCGTGATTACCTGTAATAAAAAGCATCAAAATGTTGAATACTGTTTTGAATGCAGTGTCTATCCATGTGAGAGGTATCAGGCTCCAAGCCAGGCCGATTCCTTTATATCCTATCAAAATGTATTGCAGGATCAAGCCAAGGCTAAAATGGACCTTCAAAATTATCTTGAAGAACTGACGGAAAAACACAAAATTTTAGGCGAACTAATCGCGAATTACAACGACGGCAAATCAAAGGGATTTTATTGTCTGGCGGTCAACCTGCTGCCGCTTTCCGTCCTGAATAATATGATGGATAAGATCCATCATATGGATCGGATCAACTGCAACGGCAGTGCTGAAGAAGCCGTCCGCTTGCTAAAAGCGGAAGCCGATCGTCTGAATATTCAACTGGTTCTTAGAAAGGCCAAAAAAGATTAG
- a CDS encoding DUF4352 domain-containing protein — translation MVNKSIYRRWWFWLLCIIVIIILVQACSGGQSTPAPTPAPNSSTPQTSTPQEYKLNDEVKAGNIGYTASEVKRSTKIGQNQYLQKTTENEYLLIKVKVSNNDKETRTIDTSLFKLKDAEGKEYSAMAEADMYVNTDNSFFLAQVNPGTSKSGYIVFEIPKNLKGLKLQVSSGLGWSGGQYQIINLGQ, via the coding sequence ATGGTAAATAAATCCATCTATAGGCGATGGTGGTTTTGGCTATTATGTATCATAGTGATTATCATACTTGTCCAAGCATGTAGTGGCGGTCAGTCTACCCCTGCTCCAACTCCCGCTCCAAATTCGTCTACCCCTCAAACTTCCACTCCTCAGGAATATAAGCTAAATGATGAGGTTAAGGCAGGAAATATTGGGTATACTGCAAGCGAGGTAAAAAGGAGCACTAAAATTGGGCAAAATCAATATTTGCAAAAAACAACCGAAAATGAATATTTACTAATAAAAGTAAAGGTATCAAACAACGATAAAGAGACTCGTACCATTGATACTAGTTTATTTAAGTTAAAAGATGCTGAAGGCAAAGAATATTCTGCAATGGCTGAAGCAGACATGTATGTAAACACCGATAATAGTTTCTTTCTAGCCCAGGTAAACCCGGGAACAAGCAAAAGTGGATATATTGTATTTGAAATTCCTAAAAACCTAAAAGGTTTAAAATTACAAGTTTCAAGTGGTTTAGGATGGTCTGGTGGACAGTACCAGATAATAAACCTTGGTCAATAG
- a CDS encoding CoA-binding protein: MFLPQKADGVVIVVPPDKTNKVVRDAVEAGVRHIWIQQGAESKEAIDFCTENHINVIHDQCVLMFAEPSFPHSFHRSVLKVFGKLPE, from the coding sequence ATGTTTTTGCCGCAGAAAGCCGACGGCGTAGTGATCGTCGTCCCTCCGGACAAAACCAATAAGGTCGTTAGAGACGCGGTAGAAGCTGGAGTCAGACATATCTGGATTCAGCAGGGGGCTGAATCCAAAGAGGCTATAGACTTTTGTACGGAAAATCATATAAACGTCATCCATGACCAATGCGTCCTAATGTTTGCAGAACCATCGTTTCCTCATTCGTTCCACCGGTCCGTACTGAAGGTGTTTGGAAAACTTCCAGAATAA
- a CDS encoding HD-GYP domain-containing protein gives MRQVSVNRLQKGDVLGRTIFSHNGRSLLGKGVTLTQPYIDRLKELGISIVYVDDDETKDIVIEDVISEENRREAMNSIEHSAEAVRIGKDLNGFQVKKTVNNIIGDVLFQEKIFLSLTDMRSYDNQVYAHSVSVCVLSTILGKALGLDKDTLEALAVGALLHDIGTVKLPKELVAKREAFTPKENDLYQTHTIHGYEILRNKPELNLLSAHIALQHHEWLNGNGYPRKLSGRRLHVLAQIVGVADFYDNLVNDGPGHSRIVPHEACEIVMGCANKLFSQQLVVTFLKHIAAYPTGCTVKLNTGEVGIVVDQNKSLPMRPIIRVLIADKGLAHVQAKEYNLVEDLTTFIVSIVE, from the coding sequence TTGCGTCAGGTAAGTGTAAACCGGCTTCAAAAGGGAGACGTGTTGGGAAGAACCATCTTCTCGCATAACGGTCGTTCATTGCTTGGAAAAGGAGTCACGCTGACCCAGCCATATATCGACCGGTTAAAAGAACTGGGCATTAGTATTGTCTATGTGGACGATGACGAAACCAAGGATATCGTTATTGAGGATGTTATTTCCGAGGAAAACAGGCGGGAGGCAATGAACTCCATTGAGCATTCAGCGGAAGCGGTACGAATCGGTAAAGACCTCAATGGTTTTCAGGTAAAAAAGACGGTAAACAACATCATCGGAGACGTCCTATTTCAAGAGAAGATATTTCTAAGCCTGACAGATATGCGGAGCTATGACAATCAAGTTTATGCGCATTCAGTCAGTGTTTGCGTCCTTTCGACCATTTTGGGCAAAGCTTTGGGGCTGGATAAAGATACCCTGGAGGCACTGGCAGTAGGGGCTTTGCTTCACGATATCGGGACTGTCAAGCTGCCGAAAGAGCTTGTCGCCAAACGTGAGGCCTTTACTCCGAAGGAAAATGACCTATATCAAACGCATACCATTCACGGATATGAAATACTCCGGAATAAACCGGAATTAAACTTATTGAGTGCGCATATTGCTTTGCAGCATCATGAATGGCTGAACGGAAACGGCTATCCCCGTAAGCTATCCGGCAGGCGCCTTCATGTCTTGGCTCAAATCGTAGGGGTGGCCGACTTCTATGATAATCTGGTCAATGATGGCCCGGGCCACTCCCGGATCGTCCCGCATGAAGCCTGTGAAATTGTAATGGGATGTGCAAACAAGCTATTCTCCCAGCAATTGGTTGTAACGTTTTTAAAACATATTGCGGCCTATCCGACCGGCTGTACAGTTAAACTTAATACAGGTGAGGTTGGGATTGTAGTTGACCAGAATAAAAGTTTGCCGATGCGCCCAATTATCAGGGTATTAATCGCCGACAAAGGGCTAGCCCATGTCCAGGCTAAGGAATATAACCTTGTCGAAGATCTTACAACCTTTATTGTATCCATTGTCGAGTGA
- a CDS encoding MerR family transcriptional regulator, whose product MQVNEICKQTGLTKKAVEYYQLKGLVSPKVNENGYREFSDSDLSRLKEIALFRKLELCTDEIKQVLDSNDKKHTLALIKQAKEIQAKAKLYRLDLIGQLINGVDVAEIQDRLNLLEQQSTIKEKLLMAFPGYYGRYFSFHFGQFLNEPVKTNEQKVLYDNIVNFLDDMEPIEIPEEFQSILDEADKYMDNEKIEEMSANIQSTYDDFDTYWENNKDNIIQYTEFKKTDKYQNSVMAQLMDLFRKFGETNGYYDVFIPTMRTLSPAYDFYYKKMLEANEKLIQKIPDVENWYELTK is encoded by the coding sequence ATGCAAGTGAATGAGATTTGTAAACAAACAGGTTTAACGAAAAAAGCAGTTGAGTATTATCAATTAAAGGGTTTAGTATCACCTAAAGTTAACGAGAACGGATATAGGGAATTTTCTGACTCAGATTTATCTCGTTTGAAAGAAATTGCGTTGTTTCGAAAACTGGAATTATGCACTGATGAGATCAAGCAAGTGCTTGATAGTAACGACAAGAAGCACACCCTTGCTTTAATTAAGCAAGCAAAAGAGATTCAGGCAAAGGCAAAATTATATCGACTTGATTTGATAGGACAGTTGATTAATGGGGTGGATGTTGCTGAAATTCAGGATAGATTGAATTTATTAGAACAACAATCTACGATTAAAGAAAAGTTATTAATGGCGTTTCCCGGATACTATGGGAGATACTTCAGCTTTCATTTTGGCCAATTTCTCAATGAACCAGTAAAGACAAATGAGCAGAAAGTGTTATATGACAACATTGTTAACTTCCTTGACGATATGGAACCAATCGAAATTCCAGAAGAGTTTCAATCAATTTTGGACGAAGCTGACAAATATATGGACAATGAAAAAATTGAAGAAATGAGTGCCAACATACAGAGTACTTATGATGACTTTGACACGTATTGGGAAAACAACAAAGATAATATCATTCAATATACAGAATTTAAGAAAACGGATAAGTACCAGAATTCAGTAATGGCACAACTCATGGATTTGTTTCGTAAATTTGGAGAAACAAACGGATACTATGATGTGTTCATTCCGACGATGAGAACGCTAAGTCCAGCATATGATTTTTATTACAAGAAGATGCTGGAAGCAAATGAGAAATTGATACAAAAAATACCTGATGTTGAAAATTGGTACGAACTAACAAAATGA
- a CDS encoding lipid II flippase Amj family protein, producing MEKMLIELMILTVVIHIVDTLAYSVRLNSVKSGQVALSFSLFNMFVLVSRTANMFQGPLIASIVGLSIAQGLNPISDLRLVIFAATAGTLFGILLIPTFLKIFEVAVKRLELAGSVPSLVVEALQANNIKRIVKSAVRPSKTMLERLRYREIPKRLLVINVLVTGIYTIGVLAANYSALLVPEQAALAAAASSGIINGMASILLTFFIDPKSAIITDQALKGIRPYADVKALVIMLIATKLIGTLLGQVLFLPAAQIIASFYS from the coding sequence ATGGAAAAGATGCTAATAGAATTAATGATTCTTACAGTTGTCATTCATATCGTCGATACCCTGGCCTACTCTGTACGCTTAAATTCCGTAAAAAGCGGACAGGTTGCTTTATCTTTTTCTCTTTTCAACATGTTTGTTCTTGTTTCACGGACAGCCAACATGTTTCAGGGACCGTTAATTGCAAGCATTGTTGGTTTAAGTATAGCGCAAGGACTGAACCCGATCAGTGATTTGCGGTTAGTTATTTTTGCTGCGACAGCAGGGACCCTATTTGGAATCCTGCTCATACCTACATTTTTAAAGATATTTGAAGTTGCTGTAAAACGTTTAGAATTAGCCGGTTCTGTACCTTCCTTAGTTGTCGAGGCCCTGCAGGCAAATAATATCAAGCGAATTGTAAAAAGTGCTGTACGGCCTTCGAAGACAATGCTGGAAAGACTAAGGTATAGAGAGATACCCAAAAGGTTACTTGTTATCAATGTTTTGGTTACAGGCATATATACCATTGGGGTCCTTGCCGCTAATTACTCAGCTCTTTTGGTCCCGGAGCAAGCAGCACTAGCAGCAGCAGCTTCATCAGGAATTATTAATGGCATGGCAAGTATTCTACTTACTTTTTTTATCGACCCAAAATCGGCAATTATTACAGACCAGGCATTGAAAGGAATAAGGCCTTATGCTGATGTGAAAGCATTGGTTATTATGCTTATTGCTACAAAACTAATTGGCACATTATTGGGGCAAGTGCTGTTTTTGCCGGCCGCCCAGATTATTGCAAGCTTTTACAGCTAG
- a CDS encoding saccharopine dehydrogenase NADP-binding domain-containing protein produces MSKILILGGTGQTGRLISRHLLEYSEATVTIGTRYPDKAQVFVDELNQKYPGLRASAVYANASEAESLRTAFKDQSIVVVAAPTTAYTEIVAHAALQAGIDYLDVQLGSKKFAYLQSLATEIKSAGRTFITEAGFHPGLPSALVRYVATHMDSIESAITAGYLNMGKDLPYTEAVDELVECFKEYQAQVYKNGQWTKKSSYEIRKIDFGSDIGLKRCYSMFFEELQPLPELYPSLKDLGFYISESHWVTDWVIMPVVWMWLKIMPNAVRSIGKFLWWSMGTFHKPPYRVELLVRASGYKDGQMIQPHVSVSHPDGYELTAIPVVATLLQYLDGSARKPGLWMMGHLAEPNRLLKDIEKMGVKCISSLTM; encoded by the coding sequence ATGTCTAAAATCCTTATCCTAGGTGGGACAGGTCAAACTGGCAGATTGATATCGCGTCATCTATTGGAGTATTCCGAAGCTACCGTTACAATTGGGACGCGATATCCCGACAAGGCACAGGTATTTGTTGATGAGCTGAATCAAAAGTACCCCGGTTTACGTGCATCGGCTGTTTATGCAAATGCATCAGAAGCAGAATCCTTACGAACAGCGTTTAAAGACCAGTCTATCGTTGTGGTCGCAGCACCCACGACTGCCTATACCGAAATCGTGGCCCATGCTGCGCTTCAGGCTGGGATTGATTATCTCGATGTGCAGCTTGGCTCCAAGAAATTTGCTTATTTGCAGTCCCTTGCTACAGAAATCAAAAGCGCTGGAAGAACTTTTATCACGGAGGCCGGGTTCCATCCTGGGCTTCCTTCTGCACTGGTTCGTTACGTGGCCACCCATATGGACTCGATTGAAAGCGCCATAACAGCTGGCTATCTCAATATGGGGAAAGATCTTCCTTATACCGAAGCAGTTGACGAATTGGTTGAGTGTTTCAAAGAATATCAGGCTCAGGTCTATAAGAACGGACAATGGACGAAAAAAAGCTCCTATGAAATACGTAAAATAGATTTTGGGAGCGACATTGGATTGAAACGGTGCTATTCTATGTTCTTTGAGGAATTGCAGCCGCTGCCGGAGTTATACCCCTCACTCAAGGATCTTGGCTTTTATATATCGGAGTCACACTGGGTGACAGACTGGGTGATTATGCCAGTTGTCTGGATGTGGCTAAAGATCATGCCAAACGCTGTCAGGTCAATTGGTAAGTTTTTATGGTGGAGCATGGGCACTTTTCACAAGCCGCCATATCGGGTTGAACTTCTGGTTAGGGCATCTGGATATAAGGATGGACAGATGATTCAACCCCACGTCAGCGTTTCTCATCCCGATGGTTACGAATTAACAGCTATCCCTGTTGTTGCGACTTTATTACAATACTTGGATGGCTCTGCCCGTAAGCCCGGACTTTGGATGATGGGGCACTTGGCTGAACCGAATCGTCTTCTAAAGGATATAGAAAAAATGGGCGTGAAGTGCATATCAAGCTTAACCATGTAA
- a CDS encoding pentapeptide repeat-containing protein, with product MFFVLEDQILSGIREPIDIFAEQRRSLRADCENCFGLCCTALYFSASEGFPNDKEAGQPCRNLQEDFRCCIYQDLQGLGLKGCMAFDCFGAGPKVSRLSYGGRDWRRSPEFQEQMFEVFLVIRQLQEMLWYLTEAETLQPAHSVHEALCTLREETERLTLLSPCELLKMDVPLYRTEVNTLLLQTSELVRVSICQERNIQAGILKTFKRRSSLVAADLRETDLRGANLRGACLIAADLSGNDLGGADLIGADLRDADLSGTDLSQSIFLTQAQLNTAKGDKHTKLPPSLFYPRQWSLD from the coding sequence ATGTTCTTTGTTTTGGAGGATCAAATATTGTCTGGAATTCGTGAACCAATAGACATTTTTGCTGAGCAGAGACGCAGTCTGAGAGCTGACTGTGAGAACTGCTTCGGATTGTGCTGCACCGCGCTGTATTTTTCAGCTTCGGAAGGCTTTCCAAACGATAAAGAGGCCGGTCAGCCTTGTCGGAACCTGCAGGAAGACTTTCGCTGCTGTATATATCAAGATCTTCAGGGATTGGGTCTGAAAGGCTGCATGGCATTTGACTGTTTTGGCGCAGGGCCAAAAGTATCCAGGCTCAGTTACGGCGGCAGAGACTGGCGGCGATCACCGGAATTCCAGGAGCAAATGTTTGAAGTTTTTCTTGTCATTCGGCAGCTTCAGGAGATGCTCTGGTATTTGACAGAAGCAGAGACATTACAGCCGGCTCATTCAGTTCATGAGGCGCTTTGTACCCTACGGGAAGAGACGGAACGGCTGACACTGCTTAGCCCGTGCGAGCTTCTGAAAATGGACGTACCTTTATATCGTACCGAAGTAAATACCCTGCTGCTTCAGACAAGTGAACTGGTCCGTGTTTCTATTTGTCAGGAGCGGAATATTCAGGCCGGGATTTTGAAGACCTTTAAGCGCAGGAGCAGTCTGGTTGCTGCAGATCTCCGGGAAACAGACCTCAGAGGGGCTAACCTTAGAGGAGCCTGTTTGATTGCCGCAGATCTCAGCGGGAACGATCTGGGCGGAGCTGATTTGATCGGGGCGGATTTGCGCGATGCCGACCTTAGCGGCACTGATTTAAGCCAAAGTATTTTCCTGACCCAGGCCCAGCTGAATACGGCGAAGGGGGACAAACATACCAAGCTGCCGCCATCACTTTTTTATCCAAGACAATGGAGTTTGGACTGA
- a CDS encoding DUF1801 domain-containing protein, with amino-acid sequence MGADKVVHESVDGYILQFPDEIQEILRAIRNVIREAAPDAVEKISYQMPTFVLNGNLVHFAAFKNHIGFYPTPSGIEAFKQELAGYKGAKGSVQFPLNKPIPYALISKIVKYRVAENAHIPRRIPCCDV; translated from the coding sequence ATGGGAGCGGATAAGGTGGTTCATGAATCAGTTGATGGGTATATTTTGCAGTTTCCTGATGAGATACAGGAAATATTAAGAGCAATTAGAAATGTGATAAGAGAAGCAGCACCGGACGCAGTGGAAAAGATCAGCTATCAGATGCCTACGTTTGTATTGAACGGTAATCTCGTTCATTTCGCAGCATTCAAGAACCACATTGGATTTTATCCGACACCAAGCGGGATCGAAGCCTTTAAACAGGAACTGGCCGGTTATAAGGGAGCCAAAGGATCGGTGCAATTTCCGTTAAATAAGCCTATTCCGTATGCGTTAATAAGCAAGATCGTGAAGTACAGAGTCGCGGAGAACGCGCATATCCCAAGAAGAATTCCGTGCTGCGATGTTTAG
- a CDS encoding helix-turn-helix transcriptional regulator, giving the protein MNDNIQLKNRLKVARAEKNLSQEHLAILAGVTRQTISSIETGQYCPTAKLALILSKVLNKQFEDLFYFEEVIENGQ; this is encoded by the coding sequence TTGAATGATAATATTCAGCTTAAAAATCGATTAAAAGTCGCCCGAGCAGAAAAGAATCTTTCGCAGGAACATCTTGCAATTCTTGCAGGCGTAACAAGACAAACAATTAGTTCTATTGAGACAGGTCAATACTGTCCGACAGCAAAATTAGCATTGATTCTATCAAAAGTTCTTAATAAACAATTTGAAGACTTATTCTATTTTGAGGAGGTTATAGAAAATGGCCAGTAA
- a CDS encoding FRG domain-containing protein, whose translation MFTEIQQSSPVTSCVTRIESVEDYLRAVDYAFQKICPAGGRCELWYRGQNQPANQNAFNLEPSITRRGRNPQMEIIYLSKFKSYAIPFVQELPSFPIPNGPAAYWHWLFMMQHYGVPTRLLDWSRDALTALFFALDGRGANDVGKDAAVWILNPVLLNEAFSFHSFVKAGYIPNVDEKIVDLYFGPNAEILANKKPAAVIGPLNNPHIVAQKGVFTVFPHDKEIIPLNLFSDASDYLLEICVAAEKIPLITSQLEHYGVTRFTLYPDITEVTRQINLEVQEEGQLPSITSSIIPM comes from the coding sequence ATGTTTACTGAAATACAACAATCAAGTCCAGTTACTAGTTGTGTGACTCGGATTGAAAGTGTTGAAGATTATTTAAGAGCTGTAGATTATGCATTCCAAAAAATCTGCCCCGCGGGGGGTAGATGTGAATTATGGTACCGTGGTCAAAATCAACCGGCAAACCAAAACGCATTTAATTTAGAACCCAGCATCACTCGAAGAGGGCGCAATCCCCAAATGGAAATTATCTATCTATCTAAGTTCAAATCCTATGCTATTCCTTTCGTACAGGAGCTGCCCTCTTTTCCCATTCCAAATGGTCCGGCAGCTTATTGGCACTGGCTCTTTATGATGCAGCATTACGGAGTACCAACTCGACTATTGGATTGGAGCCGAGATGCGCTTACTGCCCTTTTCTTTGCATTGGATGGTCGGGGTGCTAACGATGTTGGCAAAGATGCCGCAGTTTGGATTCTAAATCCCGTTCTGCTCAATGAAGCATTCTCATTTCATAGCTTTGTTAAAGCTGGCTATATTCCCAATGTAGATGAAAAGATTGTTGATCTCTACTTTGGGCCGAATGCTGAAATCCTTGCCAATAAGAAGCCTGCCGCTGTCATCGGCCCCTTGAACAATCCACACATTGTCGCTCAAAAAGGAGTTTTTACTGTATTCCCCCATGATAAAGAGATTATCCCATTGAATCTCTTCTCAGACGCATCGGACTATCTCCTTGAAATCTGTGTCGCTGCCGAGAAAATTCCATTAATCACTTCTCAACTTGAACATTATGGTGTGACGCGCTTTACCCTCTATCCTGATATCACTGAGGTTACTCGTCAGATTAACCTTGAAGTCCAAGAGGAAGGTCAGTTGCCTTCTATCACCAGTTCCATTATTCCGATGTAA